From Bacteroidota bacterium, the proteins below share one genomic window:
- a CDS encoding arginine--tRNA ligase yields the protein MSIQRFQDTIRQSVVTAVQDRFGKSIAADQVVFQETKREFEGDITLLVFPLAKVSGLSPELTAEQLGGYLVEFAGIVTRFNVVKGFLNLVIADRFWNDFFQAIAADTRQLFDAGKTARRRLMVEYSSPNTNKPLHLGHIRNNLLGFSVAEILKAAGHDVTKVNLVNDRGVHICKSMLAWKKFGHGETPESSGMKGDHLVGKYYVVYDKKLKEQIEEGKKAGLPEEAAEKQAPLTLEVQEMLRQWEAGDPETIALWKRMNGWVYEGFDETYRLMGVDFDKTYYESETYLLGKRIVDEGLSQGVFYRKDDGSVWIDLTDVGLDQKLLLRSDGTSVYITQDLGTAQLRYDEFKGLESLIYVVGNEQEYHFKVLREIFRKLGREWATGLYHLSYGMVDLPSGKMKSREGTVVYADDLIREVVEQCEMATKAQGKIDDFDSAEARHLYHTLGMGALKYFILKVDPKKRMLFNPAESIDINGNTGPFIQYAHARICSVLRKGTAANVNKSLTGTHQPDEGEKDLLRVLYRYPEVLQDAANGYSPALVANYAYEVAKSFNHFWHDHQIIDAANPTASAFRLELSRVTGAVIKETLRLLGIEAPERM from the coding sequence ATGTCAATTCAACGATTCCAGGATACCATTCGCCAATCGGTGGTCACTGCCGTTCAAGACCGGTTTGGAAAATCCATTGCCGCTGACCAGGTCGTATTCCAGGAGACCAAGCGGGAGTTTGAAGGGGATATCACCCTGTTGGTGTTTCCCTTGGCCAAGGTTTCCGGCTTGTCACCCGAACTTACGGCCGAGCAACTGGGCGGATACCTCGTGGAATTTGCCGGGATCGTCACGCGATTCAATGTCGTCAAAGGCTTTCTGAACCTGGTCATTGCCGATCGTTTCTGGAACGATTTCTTTCAGGCCATTGCCGCTGATACCCGGCAATTATTTGATGCGGGGAAGACGGCGCGTCGCCGTTTGATGGTAGAGTATTCTTCGCCGAATACCAATAAACCCCTCCATCTTGGGCACATCCGGAACAACCTGCTCGGCTTTTCCGTCGCGGAAATCCTGAAAGCCGCCGGCCATGATGTCACGAAGGTGAACCTCGTCAACGACCGGGGCGTTCACATCTGCAAATCCATGCTGGCCTGGAAAAAATTCGGTCATGGCGAGACGCCCGAATCGAGTGGGATGAAAGGCGACCACCTGGTTGGCAAGTACTACGTCGTGTACGACAAGAAACTCAAGGAGCAGATCGAGGAGGGCAAGAAAGCCGGTCTTCCGGAAGAAGCGGCCGAAAAACAGGCGCCACTGACCCTTGAAGTCCAGGAGATGTTGCGCCAATGGGAAGCCGGCGATCCGGAGACCATTGCTTTGTGGAAACGGATGAACGGCTGGGTCTACGAAGGCTTTGATGAGACTTACCGGCTCATGGGGGTGGACTTCGACAAAACCTATTACGAATCTGAAACCTACCTCTTAGGAAAACGAATTGTCGATGAAGGTCTGTCCCAAGGGGTGTTCTATCGCAAAGACGATGGCTCCGTCTGGATTGATCTGACGGATGTCGGACTTGATCAGAAATTGCTCCTGCGCTCCGACGGAACTTCTGTCTATATCACCCAGGACCTGGGTACCGCGCAGTTGCGCTACGATGAGTTTAAGGGCTTGGAATCATTGATTTATGTAGTCGGAAATGAACAAGAATATCATTTCAAAGTACTGCGGGAAATCTTCCGGAAACTAGGCCGGGAATGGGCTACCGGTTTATACCATCTGTCATACGGGATGGTCGACCTTCCGTCCGGCAAGATGAAATCCCGAGAAGGTACCGTCGTGTATGCCGATGACCTCATCCGTGAAGTGGTGGAGCAATGCGAAATGGCGACCAAGGCGCAGGGGAAGATCGACGATTTCGATTCAGCGGAAGCCCGGCATTTGTACCACACGCTTGGAATGGGCGCGTTGAAGTATTTCATCCTGAAAGTCGATCCCAAGAAGCGTATGCTCTTCAATCCGGCGGAGAGCATCGACATCAACGGTAACACCGGCCCGTTCATCCAGTATGCCCATGCCCGCATCTGTTCCGTCCTGAGAAAGGGAACGGCTGCCAATGTCAATAAAAGCCTTACCGGAACACACCAACCGGATGAGGGCGAAAAAGACCTGCTACGCGTATTGTACCGATATCCGGAAGTCCTGCAAGACGCGGCGAATGGATATTCTCCGGCCCTGGTCGCGAATTATGCCTACGAAGTAGCAAAAAGCTTCAATCACTTTTGGCACGACCACCAGATCATCGATGCGGCCAATCCCACTGCCTCTGCCTTCCGCTTGGAGCTGAGCCGGGTAACGGGAGCTGTCATCAAAGAAACGTTAAGGCTGCTCGGCATCGAGGCGCCTGAGCGGATGTGA